A window of candidate division KSB1 bacterium genomic DNA:
CATTAGAAGATGTTTTTATTCAGGCAACCGGGCGGAGCCTGTCATGAAGCGTCTGGCGTCAAGTTTGTGGCTCGACTTTCGGCTGCAGTTTCGCAACGGGTTTTATTATGCCGCAGCCTTTGTGACGGTCGTGGCAATAGTAATTTTTCGTCAGTTCCCGAATTTGGATTTTAAATGGCTGCTGCCGGCACTGTTGCTGAACAACTTACTCATCGGCACATTCTATTTTTTCGGCGGGCTGGTTTTGTTGGAGAAGAAAGAAGGCACTCTGGAAGCACAGATCGTAACTCCCATCCGCACCTGGGAGTACCTGCTTTCCAAGGTCATCACCCTGACAGCTCTTTCAATACTTGAGAATGTTGCCTTGGTTATCTTTGTCTACGGGTTTGATTTTAACCCCCTGCTACTGGTTCTGGGAATTTCTCTGTCGGCTGCGATCTTCTGCTTGTTTGGGTTTATTGCTGTCGCCCGCTACGACTCAATTAATGAGTACCTCTTCCCATCTGTGTTGTACACCGCTGTCCTGTCTCTTGTTTTTCTTAACTATTTTGGTCTGTGGGAAAGCTGGTTATTTTACCTGCACCCGCTGCAGGCCCCCCTTCTGCTATTGAAAAGTGCTTTTAGCCCCCTAAAAAACTGGCAAGTTATTTACGGCCTGCTCTATTCAGCCTTGTCGCTGGGCTTGATTTTTTTATTGAGCCAAAAAATGTTTTATCGCTTCATTATTAAAAAAGAAGGGGTGCGCTAACTTGAGAAGCGTAACGGCTCTGAAAGCGCTCGGACCCATCGATGTTCGAAACATAATTCGCGACCCCCTTTTGCGCTGGATGGTATTTTTACCTCTTTTGATCGGCTTCCTGATACGCTGGGGCGTGCCGATCCTTTCAACTTATCTTGCCGGTCGATTTCAATTTGATTTGGTGCCGTACTACCACTTGATCATGAGCGCTATCTTGCTGCAATGGCCTATTTTATTCGGAATGATCATCGGTTTTCTACTACTCGATCAACGAG
This region includes:
- a CDS encoding ABC transporter permease, whose translation is MKRLASSLWLDFRLQFRNGFYYAAAFVTVVAIVIFRQFPNLDFKWLLPALLLNNLLIGTFYFFGGLVLLEKKEGTLEAQIVTPIRTWEYLLSKVITLTALSILENVALVIFVYGFDFNPLLLVLGISLSAAIFCLFGFIAVARYDSINEYLFPSVLYTAVLSLVFLNYFGLWESWLFYLHPLQAPLLLLKSAFSPLKNWQVIYGLLYSALSLGLIFLLSQKMFYRFIIKKEGVR